One window of the Halorussus sp. MSC15.2 genome contains the following:
- a CDS encoding DUF2835 domain-containing protein, translating to MAKATTGTAAPDVGGETPPSPSREVMFDLLGNSRRRRVLRHLLDEREITLTDLSARIAAWENDTSVTDLSSRQRKQVYSSLYQTHIPRLSEHGIVAYDADDRIVRLTGDADRLRRFLDVDGPERGHFSYQWSRYFLWTAVVGSAAIAGNWLGTTPATHLGTGELYGLLTVTFMMLSVSFVMAVEGQKLLGVGD from the coding sequence ATGGCTAAAGCAACAACCGGTACCGCCGCTCCCGACGTGGGTGGGGAGACCCCGCCGAGTCCCTCTCGGGAGGTGATGTTCGACCTGCTCGGCAACTCGCGACGTCGGCGAGTCCTCCGGCACCTGCTGGACGAACGGGAGATAACCCTGACCGACCTGAGCGCGCGCATCGCGGCGTGGGAGAACGACACCAGCGTCACCGACCTCTCGTCTCGCCAGCGAAAGCAAGTGTACTCGTCGCTCTACCAGACGCACATCCCGCGACTGAGCGAACACGGCATCGTCGCGTACGACGCCGACGACCGAATCGTCAGACTGACCGGCGACGCCGACCGACTCCGCCGGTTCCTCGACGTGGACGGACCCGAACGCGGCCACTTCTCGTATCAGTGGAGTCGCTACTTCCTCTGGACCGCCGTGGTCGGGAGCGCAGCCATCGCGGGGAACTGGCTCGGCACGACCCCGGCGACCCATCTCGGCACCGGCGAACTCTACGGCCTGCTCACGGTGACGTTCATGATGCTCAGCGTCTCGTTCGTGATGGCCGTCGAGGGCCAGAAGTTGCTGGGCGTCGGCGACTGA